In the Chloroflexota bacterium genome, one interval contains:
- a CDS encoding electron transfer flavoprotein subunit alpha/FixB family protein, with protein MILVLVEHDGESVERTSLEAITLGRRLAAGLGLPLHVVAFGLGASDAAARLGLHGVDTIHAIDHPRLTDYAPAALGMALVQLAGSLAPTAVLAAATDRGSEVIAHLAARMGLPLAANCIDIRPGAGDDAWQVTRQRWGGSLLEDAVLHGSPYLLTVALHAVGAEEAPVGARGTVVSFRPEITDRDLAVRVMRRVAPDTSRVSLTDARVVVGGGRGVGGAEGFAALDELAALLGGTVGVSRAVTSAGWRPHAEQVGQTGVRIAPELYIACGISGAIQHMVGARTAKRILAINADPNAPMVAQATYAVIGDLRTVVPAIVAEIRRSQAS; from the coding sequence CGCTCGGCCGGCGCCTCGCGGCTGGCCTCGGCCTCCCGCTCCACGTCGTGGCGTTCGGGCTCGGAGCGAGCGACGCTGCCGCACGCCTCGGCCTCCACGGGGTGGACACCATCCACGCCATCGATCACCCACGTCTCACCGACTACGCGCCCGCGGCCCTGGGGATGGCGCTCGTTCAGCTCGCCGGCTCCCTGGCGCCCACTGCGGTTCTCGCCGCGGCGACCGATCGCGGCTCGGAGGTCATCGCGCACCTCGCCGCCCGCATGGGCCTGCCGCTCGCGGCGAACTGCATCGACATCCGGCCCGGCGCCGGCGACGACGCATGGCAGGTGACCCGCCAGCGATGGGGCGGCAGCCTGCTCGAAGACGCGGTCCTTCACGGGAGCCCGTACCTGCTGACGGTCGCTCTGCACGCGGTCGGGGCCGAGGAGGCCCCCGTCGGCGCGCGCGGGACCGTGGTGTCGTTCCGACCGGAGATCACCGATCGCGATCTGGCAGTCCGCGTCATGCGCCGGGTCGCTCCCGACACGAGCCGGGTCTCGCTGACGGACGCCCGCGTCGTCGTCGGCGGGGGACGTGGCGTGGGGGGAGCGGAGGGATTCGCGGCCCTGGACGAGCTCGCCGCGCTGCTCGGAGGCACAGTCGGCGTCTCCCGGGCGGTGACGAGCGCCGGCTGGCGACCACACGCGGAGCAGGTCGGCCAGACGGGCGTCCGCATCGCCCCCGAGCTGTACATCGCCTGCGGCATCAGCGGTGCCATCCAGCACATGGTGGGTGCCCGCACGGCGAAGCGGATCCTCGCCATCAACGCGGACCCGAACGCACCGATGGTCGCCCAGGCGACCTACGCCGTCATCGGCGACCTCCGGACGGTCGTGCCGGCCATCGTCGCCGAGATCCGCCGCTCGCAGGCGAGCTGA
- the sufB gene encoding Fe-S cluster assembly protein SufB, with protein MPSTAARDATLDRREDFAFHDDIVYLTETKRGLTRDTVEEISALKGEPDWMRQFRLRAYEHFLQRPMPLWTDGLDRIDFDKIVYYRKPSEREEKSWDDVPAQIKATFERLGIPEAERKFLAGVGAQYDSEVVYHSVREELTKIGVVFMGTDQALKEYPDIVRRYFGTIVPPEDNKFAALNSAVWSGGSFVYVPKGVEVPLPLQAYFRINGENTGQFERTLIVVEPGAKVHYIEGCTAPIYATDSLHAAVVEVVALPGSKVRYTTIQNWSNDVYNLVTKRAHAYENSTVEWIDANTGSRKTVKYPSIYLRGEGATADIISVAVAGRGQHQDTGAKAIHLAKNTRSRIVSKSVSKDGGRATYRGQLKVLPGATGVVASVRCDALMLDDQSRSDTYPYIDIQEDDTTMTHEATVGKISADQVFYLMSRGLTENEAQNLIVQGFLEVFTKELPMEYAIEFNRLVKLEMEGSLG; from the coding sequence ATGCCTTCGACCGCAGCCAGAGATGCCACCCTCGATCGGCGTGAGGACTTCGCCTTCCACGACGACATCGTCTACCTCACGGAGACGAAGCGCGGCCTGACGCGCGACACGGTGGAGGAGATCAGCGCGCTCAAGGGCGAACCGGACTGGATGCGTCAGTTCCGACTCCGGGCCTATGAGCACTTCCTGCAGCGACCGATGCCGCTCTGGACGGACGGGCTCGATCGGATCGACTTCGACAAGATCGTCTACTACCGCAAGCCATCCGAGCGCGAAGAGAAGTCGTGGGACGACGTCCCCGCGCAGATCAAGGCGACGTTCGAACGGCTTGGCATCCCGGAAGCGGAGCGGAAGTTCCTCGCCGGCGTCGGCGCCCAGTACGACAGCGAAGTCGTCTACCACTCGGTCCGCGAGGAGCTGACGAAGATCGGCGTCGTCTTCATGGGCACGGATCAGGCCCTCAAGGAATACCCGGACATCGTCCGCCGCTACTTCGGCACGATCGTTCCGCCCGAGGACAACAAGTTCGCGGCCCTCAACAGCGCGGTCTGGTCCGGCGGCTCGTTCGTCTACGTCCCCAAGGGCGTCGAGGTTCCACTCCCGCTGCAGGCGTATTTCCGGATCAACGGCGAGAACACCGGCCAGTTCGAGCGGACGCTCATCGTCGTCGAGCCGGGCGCCAAGGTCCACTACATTGAAGGGTGTACGGCACCCATCTACGCCACGGACTCGCTCCACGCGGCCGTCGTGGAGGTCGTCGCGCTTCCCGGCTCCAAGGTCCGCTATACGACGATCCAGAACTGGTCGAATGACGTCTACAACCTCGTCACGAAGCGAGCCCACGCGTACGAGAATTCGACAGTCGAATGGATCGACGCGAACACCGGTTCGCGGAAGACGGTCAAGTACCCGAGCATCTACCTTCGTGGCGAAGGCGCGACGGCCGACATCATCAGCGTCGCGGTCGCCGGCCGGGGCCAGCACCAGGACACCGGCGCCAAGGCGATCCACCTCGCGAAGAACACCCGCAGCCGGATCGTCAGCAAGTCGGTCAGCAAGGACGGCGGTCGCGCGACGTATCGCGGCCAGCTCAAGGTCCTGCCCGGTGCGACGGGCGTGGTGGCGAGCGTTCGCTGCGATGCACTCATGCTCGACGACCAGAGCCGGAGCGACACGTACCCGTACATCGACATCCAGGAAGACGACACCACGATGACCCACGAGGCCACCGTCGGGAAGATCAGCGCGGACCAGGTCTTCTACCTCATGAGCCGCGGCCTGACCGAGAACGAGGCACAGAACCTCATCGTCCAGGGCTTCCTCGAGGTCTTCACGAAGGAGCTCCCGATGGAGTACGCGATCGAGTTCAACCGGCTCGTGAAGCTCGAGATGGAGGGCTCGCTCGGGTGA